Proteins encoded in a region of the Trichosurus vulpecula isolate mTriVul1 chromosome 9, mTriVul1.pri, whole genome shotgun sequence genome:
- the LOC118832086 gene encoding 60S ribosomal protein L23a-like yields MYTVERGLGQAKKLIYAEPEDLGAAVQSSSGSKMRITAGAEDVIWQPKYPWKSAPRRNKFDHYAIIQFLLTTESTVKKTEDNNTVSFIVEVKANKHQIKQEVKKLCDINVAEVNTLIQPDGEKKAYVPLALNYNALDMANKTGVI; encoded by the exons ATGTATACAGTAGAAAGAGGACTAGGGCAGGCAAAAAAACTCATCTATGCAGAGCCCGAAGATCTAGGAGCTGCAGTTCAAAGCTCTAGCGGGAGCAAGATGAGGATAACAGCAGGGGCAGAAGATGTGATATG GCAGCCCAAGTACCCTTGGAAAAGTGCCCCTCGGAGAAACAAGTttgatcactatgccatcattcAGTTCCTCTTGACCACTGAGTCTACTGtgaagaagactgaggacaaCAACACCGTATCCTTTATTGTGGAGGTCAAGGCGAACAAGCATCAGATCAAGCAGGAGGTAAAAAAGCTGTGTGACATCAATGTGGCCGAGGTCAACACCCTGATTcagcctgatggagagaagaaggcctatgtcccACTTGCTCTAAATTATAATGCTTTAGATATGGCCAACAAAACTGGagtcatctaa